In one Erinaceus europaeus chromosome 3, mEriEur2.1, whole genome shotgun sequence genomic region, the following are encoded:
- the UTP3 gene encoding something about silencing protein 10, with protein sequence MVGRSRRRGAAKWAAVRAKAAHGAADVNDNDMDPPPSPGDPSYFQDQVDHFHEARARAALAKGWDATESGDEDEDDEEEVMALDVEDEEDGDSERDDDDDDDDDDGGGSSEHSEAEASADPSLSWGQRKKLYYDTDYGGSKARGRRSQQEEEEEEREEEEEAQLIQRRLAQALQEDDFGVTWVEAFAKPVSRPEEAETRVAKDLAKVSVKEKLKMLRKESPELLELLDDLKAKLTEVSDELEPLLQMAEQGVIAPGRGSQYLRTKYHLYLNYCANISFYLVLKARRIPASGHPVIERLVTYRNLINQLAPVDQQLTPEIRCLLALRDGTDPKAKLTRAKPRRATGSAAVTQVGDGSDLEEEAALSYYQEMEDKQKLKRKKEERDAEEAALEDPNAKRAITYQIAKNRGLTPRRKKIDRNPRVKHREKFRRARIRRRGQVREVRREEQRYSGELSGIRAGVKKSIKLK encoded by the coding sequence ATGGTGGGGCGATCCCGGCGTCGCGGAGCGGCCAAATGGGCTGCTGTGCGAGCCAAGGCCGCACACGGCGCCGCGGACGTGAACGACAACGATATGGACCCGCCGCCGTCGCCGGGAGACCCCAGCTACTTCCAGGACCAGGTCGACCATTTCCACGAGGCCCGAGCCCGGGCCGCCCTGGCCAAGGGCTGGGACGCGACGGAGAGCGGGGACGAGGACGAGGACGACGAGGAGGAGGTGATGGCGCTCGATGTTGAGGACGAGGAAGATGGAGACAGTGAGCgggacgacgacgacgacgacgatgatgatgatggcggTGGGAGCTCCGAGCACAGTGAGGCGGAGGCCTCGGCGGACCCCAGTTTATCGTGGGGTCAGAGGAAGAAGCTTTACTACGACACGGACTACGGCGGCTCCAAGGCGCGGGGCCGGCGGagccagcaggaggaggaggaggaggagcgggaggaggaggaggaggcgcagCTGATTCAGCGCCGCCTGGCCCAGGCCCTGCAGGAGGACGACTTCGGGGTCACCTGGGTGGAGGCCTTTGCGAAGCCAGTGTCGCGGCCGGAGGAGGCCGAGACGCGGGTCGCCAAGGACCTGGCGAAAGTTTCCGTGAAAGAGAAGCTGAAGATGCTGCGCAAGGAGTCGCCGGAGCTGCTGGAGCTGCTGGACGACCTGAAAGCCAAGTTGACGGAGGTGAGCGACGAGCTGGAGCCCCTGCTGCAGATGGCGGAGCAGGGGGTCATCGCGCCCGGCCGCGGGAGTCAGTACCTGAGGACCAAGTACCACCTCTACCTCAACTACTGCGCCAACATCAGTTTCTACCTGGTCCTGAAAGCCCGGAGAATCCCCGCCAGCGGACACCCCGTCATCGAAAGGCTGGTGACCTACCGGAACCTCATCAACCAGCTGGCGCCCGTGGACCAGCAGCTGACCCCGGAGATCCGCTGTCTCCTGGCACTGAGGGATGGGACTGACCCCAAAGCAAAACTGACCAGAGCCAAACCCAGACGGGCAACAGGCAGCGCAGCTGTCACCCAGGTCGGCGACGGCTCCGACCTGGAGGAAGAAGCCGCGTTGAGTTACTACCAAGAGATGGAAGACAAGCAGAagttaaagagaaagaaggaggaaagggatGCCGAAGAAGCGGCTCTCGAAGATCCAAATGCCAAGAGAGCCATTACCTACCAGATAGCTAAAAACCGGGGACTCACGCCTAGGAGGAAGAAGATCGATCGCAACCCCAGAGTGAAACACCGGGAGAAGTTCCGAAGGGCCAGGATTCGCCGGAGGGGCCAGGTTCGCGAAGTGCGCAGAGAAGAACAGCGATACAGCGGGGAACTTTCCGGCATCCGTGCGGGAGTTAAAAAGAGCATTAAACTTAAATAA